In the genome of Naumovozyma dairenensis CBS 421 chromosome 7, complete genome, the window AACATTTGCATTCAAAATTGTAGATAAATCAAGGAAAGAAGTtgcaaaaaaataatgatatcataagaaggaaaaaaaatagttcATGACCAATTGAATTTTCCTATTTAGATATATCGTTACTAGATAGCTTACATGAATCAGTACTTTGTAGttgtatttattttgtaataatatttttcacatTTCTTTAACGTCAAGGTTAGAATGGAAATTGATATCAGCTCTTCTTTGATCCCAAAGAGGCATATTCCCTCTGACTTGTTTCAACTTTTCCATATCCAGTTcagatattattaattgtgGATCTGAATCATTTTCGGAAGCTTCCACAATGACTTCACCCCATGGATCAACTATCATAGAATGGCCCCAAGATTCTCTCTTAACATTCTCACTCAATCCATTGAGACTACTccattcatcatcagaaaCGTCATGAACACCACATTGTGCCGGCATTATTACATAACATTGAGTGTCAATAGCTCTTGATCTCCCTAATAACTTCCAATGGGCCTCGCCAGTTTTCATTGTGAATGCACTTGGAAAACAAAGTATCTCTGCTCCTCTAGATCGTAagtttaatgataattcaGGAAATCTAATATCATAGCATATCGCAGTACCAAGTTTTCCGACAGGAGTATCTATTATATTTGGCAACTCGACGCCAGGCTGTACGGATTCAGATTCCTTTAATATAGGTCCATTGGGGACATCAACATCGAATAGATGTAGTTTTTGGTATGtggaaataatattaccgttactatttatatataataaagtatTTTTCACTCGATCATCTTCAGATGTTGGGGGTAAATGAACACCAATGGAGACTTCAATATCTTGAGTGGAATCCTTGATAAAACTTTGTAGagatttaataaa includes:
- the NIT2 gene encoding putative hydrolase (similar to Saccharomyces cerevisiae NIT2 (YJL126W); ancestral locus Anc_1.228) yields the protein MSKIAIGQLCSSSNISRNLITVKNLILKAIDNDVKLIFFPEATDFISQNASHSKLLAQQTPKFIKSLQSFIKDSTQDIEVSIGVHLPPTSEDDRVKNTLLYINSNGNIISTYQKLHLFDVDVPNGPILKESESVQPGVELPNIIDTPVGKLGTAICYDIRFPELSLNLRSRGAEILCFPSAFTMKTGEAHWKLLGRSRAIDTQCYVIMPAQCGVHDVSDDEWSSLNGLSENVKRESWGHSMIVDPWGEVIVEASENDSDPQLIISELDMEKLKQVRGNMPLWDQRRADINFHSNLDVKEM